The Synergistaceae bacterium genome window below encodes:
- the wecB gene encoding UDP-N-acetylglucosamine 2-epimerase (non-hydrolyzing) → MDKKVIVCVLGTRPEAIKMAPVVIALRDQNYFDTKILATGQHAAMLDQALGHFKLNADLNLHIMKDRQTLDHITSSVLTGAGEYFDSLSPAAVLVHGDTTTTFAAALAAFYRRIPIGHVEAGLRSGNMHLPFPEEMNRILTDRITDFSFAPTVLAKENLLREGTPEKNIIVTGNTVIDALFYTISSITKPECEELRRLPENAPFLLVTAHRRESWGQPLENICSAMSELLDSYPELWMVVPMHKNPAVREIIRRHLEHRKQVILCDPLDYPDFVWAMNKSKFILSDSGGVQEEASSIKKPVLILRDVTERPEAVEHGSGILVGVDRDRIISQAKELMQDSENIIRIEKKCMDQPFGDGKASIKIAEALKEYFEG, encoded by the coding sequence ATGGATAAAAAAGTTATCGTATGCGTATTAGGCACACGGCCCGAGGCAATAAAAATGGCTCCGGTCGTCATTGCATTGCGCGACCAGAACTATTTCGACACGAAGATTCTGGCCACAGGCCAGCACGCGGCAATGCTTGATCAGGCGCTCGGACACTTTAAGCTTAATGCTGACCTCAATTTACACATCATGAAGGACCGCCAGACACTTGATCATATAACTTCATCAGTCCTGACAGGTGCCGGTGAGTATTTTGACAGCTTATCTCCCGCCGCTGTACTTGTACACGGGGATACAACCACTACATTTGCCGCCGCCCTTGCGGCGTTTTACAGAAGGATCCCGATAGGACACGTCGAAGCAGGACTGCGCAGCGGTAACATGCACCTGCCTTTCCCAGAAGAAATGAACCGAATACTTACCGATAGGATAACAGACTTTTCATTCGCACCTACAGTTCTGGCTAAGGAAAACCTGCTGCGCGAGGGAACGCCGGAAAAGAACATTATTGTTACCGGCAATACGGTAATAGACGCGCTCTTTTATACTATAAGCAGTATAACTAAACCTGAATGTGAAGAATTGCGCAGGCTGCCGGAGAATGCCCCGTTTCTCCTCGTTACGGCACATAGGAGGGAATCATGGGGGCAGCCTCTCGAAAATATCTGCTCCGCAATGAGTGAACTTCTGGACAGCTACCCTGAGTTGTGGATGGTCGTACCGATGCACAAAAATCCGGCGGTAAGGGAGATAATCAGGAGGCATCTCGAACATAGAAAACAGGTTATTCTTTGTGACCCGCTTGATTATCCTGATTTTGTCTGGGCTATGAATAAATCCAAGTTTATACTGAGCGACAGCGGAGGAGTGCAGGAAGAGGCATCCTCAATAAAAAAACCGGTACTAATACTCCGCGATGTCACTGAGCGCCCCGAAGCAGTCGAACACGGCAGCGGCATACTTGTAGGAGTGGACAGGGATAGGATAATTTCACAGGCAAAAGAACTCATGCAGGACAGTGAAAATATCATTAGAATAGAAAAAAAATGTATGGATCAACCTTTCGGCGATGGCAAAGCATCAATAAAGATAGCAGAGGCACTGAAAGAATATTTTGAAGGGTAG
- a CDS encoding Gfo/Idh/MocA family oxidoreductase, with amino-acid sequence MDNIKVGVIGVGHLGMHHARVYTEIFGTHLVGVMDINEERAHAVADQLGVAAFSDIECFVRETRPDALSIVVPTSLHFQIAKTAMEQGIHVLIEKPVTTSVDEAEKLLRLAVKRDLILQVGHIERFNSAVQHVREFINDPYFIQTQRIGPFSPRIGDVGVVLDLMIHDIDIILSMINSELVSISAMGRCIRTDHEDIASAQLTFANGAMAQILVSRVSEKRMRQMEITEAERYITVNYETQDISVQRSVRNSTGNIVEIMEHPVFPKTEPLKMELQHFVSCVREGRQPMVGIKDGKRALEVCVAALRQIHEEKADSNALFSAI; translated from the coding sequence ATGGACAATATAAAAGTCGGCGTTATTGGAGTCGGCCATCTTGGAATGCACCATGCAAGAGTTTATACAGAGATATTTGGCACACATTTAGTCGGAGTTATGGATATCAATGAAGAGAGAGCCCATGCGGTTGCAGACCAACTCGGGGTGGCTGCGTTCAGCGATATTGAATGCTTCGTCAGGGAGACAAGGCCCGATGCGTTGAGTATAGTGGTACCCACAAGTCTGCATTTCCAGATCGCTAAGACAGCGATGGAGCAGGGGATACATGTTCTCATAGAAAAACCTGTTACGACAAGTGTCGATGAGGCGGAAAAGCTTCTCCGCCTTGCTGTGAAAAGGGATCTGATCCTGCAGGTCGGGCATATTGAACGTTTCAACAGTGCGGTCCAGCATGTAAGGGAATTTATAAACGATCCGTATTTTATACAGACACAAAGGATAGGGCCGTTTTCTCCCCGCATCGGCGATGTCGGCGTGGTTCTTGACCTTATGATCCACGACATAGATATAATTCTCTCAATGATAAATTCAGAGCTTGTATCGATTTCTGCCATGGGACGCTGCATCCGCACAGACCACGAAGACATAGCTTCCGCACAGCTTACTTTCGCAAACGGCGCAATGGCACAGATACTGGTAAGCAGGGTCTCGGAAAAGCGCATGCGCCAGATGGAAATAACTGAGGCCGAGCGTTATATAACAGTCAACTACGAGACACAGGATATTTCAGTACAGAGAAGCGTAAGAAACAGCACTGGAAATATCGTTGAAATTATGGAACATCCGGTATTTCCGAAGACAGAACCTCTAAAAATGGAGCTGCAGCACTTTGTCTCCTGTGTAAGGGAAGGCAGACAGCCAATGGTAGGCATAAAGGATGGTAAACGCGCACTGGAAGTATGTGTTGCCGCCCTCAGGCAGATACATGAGGAAAAGGCTGACTCAAATGCACTGTTTTCGGCAATTTAG
- a CDS encoding 1-deoxy-D-xylulose-5-phosphate reductoisomerase — translation MDRPERIRIALIGATGSVGGAVLDVCARFPERFEVVALAARSNKNRLLELAHRHGSKKLCLTDPQGGKFSENGFECLSGIEGFSILAADDEIDHVIFASSGVSAIKALQTALKADKDVSLANKESIVVAGPWIMPLIKHQNQLRPVDSEHSAVWQCLREDPHREISKIWLTASGGPFREYTGEQLGSVKPSAALRHPVWKMGAKITIDSATLMNKGIECIEAMRLFNLPSEKVSALIHHGSQVHGMVLFCDGTMKMLLSPADMRLPAAAAMAWPDRLDLMEHGFDYIHPDKWDLEFKEIDGSRFPCFETARRAGSMGGAYPSLLVGADETAVANFLDENIPFTAISKIVEETMGKWQGRAPETLDDAIALVKDGERLAAELCKKWRHTS, via the coding sequence ATGGATAGACCGGAACGCATAAGGATCGCTTTAATAGGTGCGACAGGAAGCGTCGGCGGCGCTGTCCTGGATGTTTGTGCGCGTTTTCCGGAACGTTTTGAGGTCGTTGCATTGGCAGCCCGATCCAATAAAAACAGGCTTCTCGAATTGGCGCACAGGCATGGTTCGAAAAAACTCTGCCTTACAGACCCTCAGGGCGGGAAATTCAGCGAAAATGGATTTGAATGCCTTTCCGGCATAGAGGGGTTTTCCATCCTTGCCGCAGACGATGAAATTGATCACGTGATATTCGCATCATCCGGCGTTTCCGCTATCAAAGCCCTCCAGACGGCCTTGAAAGCGGACAAGGATGTCTCTCTTGCTAACAAGGAAAGCATCGTCGTTGCAGGACCATGGATAATGCCGCTGATAAAGCATCAGAATCAGTTACGCCCCGTTGACAGCGAACACAGCGCAGTCTGGCAATGCCTGCGCGAAGACCCGCATCGTGAAATCAGCAAAATATGGCTGACCGCTTCCGGAGGTCCGTTCAGAGAATACACCGGCGAGCAGCTTGGATCTGTAAAGCCATCCGCCGCGCTGAGACATCCTGTCTGGAAAATGGGAGCCAAAATAACGATAGACAGTGCCACGCTGATGAACAAAGGTATAGAATGCATAGAGGCCATGCGGCTTTTCAACCTGCCTTCAGAGAAAGTCAGCGCGCTCATCCACCACGGATCACAGGTACACGGGATGGTGCTGTTCTGCGACGGGACAATGAAAATGCTGCTCTCACCTGCAGATATGAGGCTGCCTGCAGCTGCCGCCATGGCATGGCCTGACAGGCTAGACCTTATGGAGCATGGATTTGATTACATACACCCTGACAAATGGGATCTGGAATTCAAAGAGATAGATGGTTCCCGGTTCCCCTGCTTTGAAACGGCGCGCAGGGCAGGCAGTATGGGCGGCGCATATCCTTCTTTGCTCGTCGGAGCAGATGAAACGGCCGTAGCAAATTTCCTTGACGAAAACATCCCTTTCACCGCTATTTCAAAGATAGTGGAGGAGACAATGGGTAAATGGCAAGGCAGAGCGCCCGAGACACTTGACGATGCAATCGCGCTTGTAAAAGATGGAGAGCGGCTCGCTGCTGAGCTGTGTAAAAAATGGAGGCACACTTCTTGA
- the upp gene encoding uracil phosphoribosyltransferase — MKIAVGADHAGFSLKEEIKEYLKSSGHEVIDCGTSSCSQSVDYPDNGILTAEAVAKHEADRGMLFCGTGIGMSIIANKVKGIRAALCHDHFTAAMSRRHNDSNVLVIGSRVTGSGLAKDIIDTWISEEFEGGRHKLRLDKITAYEQEHPSDLQRSSCASGLSEGRTIVIDHPLVLHKLGLMRNKDTSSKDFRDLVQEVAGLMVYEITRHLSLEEMEIETPIARTKVFTLSGKKLAIVPVLRAGLGMVEGILKLIPNAKVGHIGLYRDPVTLKPVDYYCKLPNDISERDIFVVDPMLATGGSAAAAVSHIKNKCGKRISLVSLLAAPEGIAKFHGEHPDVDIYTAAIDSHLNEHGYIVPGLGDAGDRLFGTK, encoded by the coding sequence ATGAAGATCGCCGTCGGCGCCGACCATGCCGGATTCAGCCTCAAGGAAGAAATAAAAGAATATCTTAAAAGCAGCGGGCACGAAGTTATTGACTGCGGAACATCATCATGCAGCCAAAGCGTGGACTACCCTGACAATGGGATCCTGACTGCTGAAGCAGTCGCTAAACACGAAGCAGACAGAGGGATGCTCTTCTGCGGCACAGGCATAGGTATGAGTATAATTGCAAACAAGGTGAAAGGGATCAGGGCAGCCCTCTGTCACGACCATTTTACCGCCGCAATGAGCCGCAGACACAATGACTCGAATGTGCTTGTCATCGGCAGCAGAGTAACAGGATCAGGACTTGCAAAGGACATAATAGACACATGGATAAGCGAGGAATTTGAAGGTGGCCGCCATAAATTGAGGCTTGATAAAATAACGGCCTATGAACAGGAGCACCCATCAGATTTACAGCGGTCTTCATGCGCTTCCGGCCTGAGCGAGGGACGCACTATAGTCATAGACCATCCTCTCGTCCTGCACAAACTTGGTCTTATGCGCAATAAGGATACATCATCAAAGGATTTCAGGGATCTCGTACAGGAAGTTGCGGGACTCATGGTCTATGAGATAACAAGGCATCTTTCCCTCGAAGAGATGGAGATAGAGACTCCAATTGCAAGGACAAAGGTTTTCACTCTTTCAGGCAAAAAACTAGCAATCGTACCAGTTCTGAGAGCAGGGCTCGGGATGGTCGAAGGCATACTCAAACTCATACCTAATGCAAAAGTTGGTCATATTGGCCTTTACAGAGACCCTGTGACACTTAAACCCGTGGATTACTATTGTAAACTGCCCAATGACATATCTGAACGGGATATTTTCGTAGTCGACCCGATGCTTGCGACAGGCGGCTCAGCTGCCGCTGCAGTCAGCCATATCAAGAACAAATGCGGCAAAAGGATATCACTTGTCTCTCTGCTCGCTGCGCCTGAGGGGATAGCAAAATTCCATGGAGAACATCCGGACGTCGATATTTATACAGCCGCAATAGACAGCCATCTGAACGAGCACGGATATATCGTGCCTGGCCTCGGCGACGCCGGAGACAGACTTTTTGGTACAAAATAG
- the murA gene encoding UDP-N-acetylglucosamine 1-carboxyvinyltransferase produces MQDKMLIRGGKPLNGTVDVQGAKNAALPVMAASILLRGQSLTIEKVPDLYDIHTMCDLLGHLGAKIAFQNNRMTIDVPEELRWEAPADIVRKMRASSLVLGPLVARCGKAVLPLPGGCVLGSRPIDFHLKGLAKMGAVIDLNHGSVYATFADRLKGTTITLDFPSVGATENLMMAAALADGVTNIENAAQEPEIVNLAEVLRLMGAPIKGAGTPNIRITGQKSLHSAQCEIIPDRIEASTYLIAGVITKGSVTVRGIDPSYMEAILSKLKESGVSIDIFNNEITAKWVAPLKGISVKTMPHPGFPTDTQPQLMAALSLANGTSVINESIFDSRLLHINEFKKMGAKIEVQENTAIITGVSKITGTEVHSSNLRAGAALILMGLAAEGETLVCDLQHVWRGYEGLFDKMRSLGADIEMVD; encoded by the coding sequence TTGCAGGATAAAATGCTAATCAGGGGCGGGAAACCATTAAATGGCACTGTGGATGTACAGGGGGCTAAAAATGCAGCTCTGCCTGTCATGGCTGCATCAATTCTTCTCAGAGGACAGAGTCTTACTATTGAGAAAGTTCCCGACCTGTATGACATCCACACGATGTGTGACCTATTAGGTCATTTAGGAGCTAAAATAGCCTTTCAAAACAACCGTATGACAATAGATGTCCCTGAAGAACTAAGATGGGAGGCTCCTGCAGACATTGTCCGCAAAATGAGAGCTTCTTCTCTTGTCCTGGGACCGCTGGTTGCAAGATGCGGGAAGGCGGTGCTCCCTCTTCCCGGCGGTTGTGTCCTCGGCAGCAGGCCTATCGATTTTCATCTTAAGGGACTCGCTAAGATGGGTGCCGTGATCGACCTGAACCACGGATCTGTTTATGCCACCTTTGCCGATCGCCTTAAGGGAACTACAATTACCCTTGATTTTCCGTCCGTTGGCGCGACCGAAAACCTTATGATGGCCGCTGCTCTGGCTGATGGAGTGACCAATATTGAAAACGCCGCTCAGGAACCTGAGATAGTCAATCTAGCAGAGGTGCTTAGACTGATGGGCGCCCCTATCAAAGGGGCCGGCACTCCTAATATCAGAATTACTGGACAGAAATCTCTACACTCCGCACAGTGCGAAATAATACCGGACCGCATCGAGGCCTCAACGTACCTTATAGCCGGAGTCATAACAAAGGGTTCTGTCACTGTGCGCGGCATCGACCCATCGTATATGGAGGCGATACTTTCAAAGCTCAAAGAGAGCGGAGTCTCAATAGATATATTCAACAACGAGATAACCGCCAAATGGGTCGCACCTCTTAAGGGTATATCTGTAAAGACCATGCCGCATCCGGGCTTCCCTACTGATACACAGCCGCAGCTTATGGCAGCTCTGTCCCTGGCAAACGGGACAAGCGTAATCAACGAAAGTATATTTGACTCCAGACTGCTTCACATCAACGAATTTAAAAAAATGGGAGCAAAGATAGAGGTACAGGAAAATACCGCAATAATAACCGGTGTAAGCAAGATCACCGGCACAGAAGTTCATTCGTCCAACCTGCGCGCCGGAGCGGCTCTGATACTTATGGGGCTTGCCGCAGAGGGAGAGACTCTCGTATGTGACCTTCAGCATGTTTGGCGCGGCTACGAAGGCCTTTTTGATAAAATGAGATCCTTAGGCGCGGATATTGAGATGGTTGATTAG
- a CDS encoding phosphatidate cytidylyltransferase gives MEKLKLFLNSSPDLPLRTFSSVFIVLVVIGGILTGGYIWSLIVFVIAIFSLWEFYKLLSTKHDISPWLIMLSGAFILFGSALDMSLTSILCTISMIIFTALFLEVIRRQVSSESFALQNMGATIAGIAYVILPWSFMILIRTRELGSLFLITLFCCTWSCDVAAYFVGSHYGRHLLCDKVSPKKTWEGFMGGAAASFLCGGVLALVFSFPPLPLLLMGLLCGIAGQLGDLGESVLKREAEVKDTGYIIPGHGGLLDRFDSILVNGTLAFVIFEIIG, from the coding sequence ATGGAAAAGCTTAAATTGTTTTTAAATTCAAGTCCTGACCTGCCGCTCAGAACTTTCAGCAGTGTTTTTATCGTACTTGTTGTAATTGGAGGCATACTGACAGGCGGGTATATATGGAGTTTGATTGTCTTCGTGATCGCCATATTCTCTCTCTGGGAGTTTTACAAGCTGCTTTCTACAAAACATGATATCTCCCCGTGGCTTATAATGCTTTCGGGAGCATTCATACTATTCGGATCCGCTTTGGACATGAGCCTGACATCTATCCTCTGCACTATATCCATGATTATATTTACCGCTCTTTTCCTCGAAGTGATACGGCGCCAGGTAAGCTCTGAAAGTTTTGCATTGCAGAACATGGGTGCGACGATAGCGGGAATAGCTTATGTCATACTGCCATGGTCCTTTATGATACTGATCCGTACCCGTGAACTTGGCTCGCTTTTTCTTATAACGCTCTTCTGCTGCACATGGAGCTGCGATGTTGCGGCATATTTTGTGGGCAGTCACTACGGCAGGCATCTTCTCTGTGACAAGGTCAGTCCCAAAAAGACCTGGGAGGGCTTCATGGGCGGCGCCGCCGCCAGCTTTCTCTGCGGAGGAGTACTGGCTCTGGTGTTTTCATTTCCTCCCCTCCCGCTCCTTTTGATGGGTCTTCTCTGCGGAATAGCCGGGCAGTTGGGAGATCTCGGAGAGTCTGTGCTGAAACGCGAAGCCGAAGTTAAGGACACAGGCTATATCATTCCCGGACATGGCGGTCTGCTGGATCGTTTTGACAGCATTCTTGTCAACGGGACATTGGCATTTGTAATATTCGAGATAATCGGATAA
- a CDS encoding undecaprenyl/decaprenyl-phosphate alpha-N-acetylglucosaminyl 1-phosphate transferase → MYLFTLVMFLWGLIATPVSIGLAQKFRLLDIPGGRKRHRSIMPRGAGIVLWSGYLLWALFTGNPGVEVPYVATGATVVFIIGYMDDMHPLPPLFRLFFHLAAAAWVAYPLPIPLWQRMLFILWISGTTNAYNLIDGMDGLCLTVTLITSIVALYAGNAGVWMPVAGLVFGVLLWNFPQPRTFLGDGGSTLLGYICASHLAWSIFPDIFGNSFVHLVLILLLIGGVPVIDTLVAMTRRVLTKKSPLSPDRGHAHHKLQDAGLSKLSTLAVLGSLHFFLMVCGLRLMGVRIFNLF, encoded by the coding sequence ATGTACCTTTTTACCCTTGTAATGTTTTTATGGGGGCTTATAGCGACTCCGGTCTCGATCGGCCTGGCACAAAAGTTCAGGCTCCTTGATATACCCGGAGGAAGGAAGAGACACCGCAGCATTATGCCGCGAGGTGCAGGGATTGTTTTATGGAGCGGATATCTTCTCTGGGCCCTCTTCACAGGTAATCCAGGAGTTGAAGTCCCTTATGTGGCCACAGGTGCAACTGTTGTCTTTATCATAGGCTATATGGACGACATGCATCCTCTGCCGCCGCTTTTCAGGCTCTTCTTCCATCTCGCCGCAGCTGCGTGGGTGGCGTATCCGCTTCCGATACCTTTGTGGCAGAGGATGCTTTTTATCCTGTGGATATCAGGCACCACCAATGCCTACAACCTGATAGACGGAATGGATGGTCTATGCCTGACTGTGACGCTCATAACTTCAATTGTGGCTCTGTATGCCGGAAATGCAGGTGTCTGGATGCCGGTAGCCGGTCTCGTATTCGGTGTTCTGCTCTGGAATTTTCCACAGCCAAGGACATTTCTGGGGGATGGGGGAAGCACTCTTCTCGGCTACATCTGCGCATCACATCTTGCATGGAGCATATTCCCAGACATTTTCGGCAACAGCTTTGTTCATCTTGTCCTGATACTCCTTCTGATAGGAGGAGTGCCGGTCATAGACACTCTCGTGGCAATGACACGCAGGGTGCTTACTAAAAAATCACCTCTCTCCCCTGACAGGGGGCATGCACATCACAAACTGCAGGATGCCGGATTATCAAAGTTAAGCACCCTTGCGGTTCTGGGTTCGTTACATTTTTTTCTGATGGTCTGCGGGCTCCGCCTCATGGGAGTACGGATATTTAATTTGTTTTGA
- a CDS encoding flagellar biosynthesis protein FliR: MFEFLKTVPPVNLQAIVALALFGVSLFLARMVVNIQSGKWPGSPLFVIYLRCLLGFTFAASIGLGFYCFAGIDIIFNK, encoded by the coding sequence TTGTTCGAATTTTTAAAAACAGTCCCACCTGTGAATCTTCAGGCTATTGTCGCGCTGGCTCTGTTTGGAGTATCGCTTTTTCTTGCTCGCATGGTAGTTAATATCCAGTCGGGAAAGTGGCCTGGAAGCCCTCTTTTTGTAATATACTTGAGATGTCTGTTGGGCTTTACATTCGCTGCATCGATAGGGCTGGGTTTTTATTGTTTTGCCGGCATTGACATCATTTTTAATAAATAA
- a CDS encoding uracil-DNA glycosylase, with translation MNNDTDKLLELSPEEREHALDVLWKHAYLNAQSCKSCRLSETRTKVVFGDGNPHSRLLFIGEGPGADEDDQGLPFVGRAGQLLTQILGAVGIDRKDVYITNIVKCRPPENRVPTPEEMMICDQHLQTQILLINPALIVLLGNTPARWILKTSEGITKIRGKWFEWHGIPVMPMFHPSYLLRNASSKEGSPKHLTWLDIQEVKRQWDSVKNKGKTDGLRFG, from the coding sequence ATGAATAATGATACGGATAAACTGTTGGAGTTGTCACCGGAAGAGAGAGAGCACGCTCTGGATGTGCTATGGAAGCACGCATACCTTAATGCTCAGTCGTGCAAAAGCTGCCGACTTTCCGAGACAAGGACAAAGGTCGTATTCGGGGACGGCAACCCACATAGCAGGCTCCTTTTTATAGGGGAGGGGCCAGGTGCAGATGAGGACGATCAGGGGCTTCCGTTCGTAGGAAGGGCCGGGCAACTCCTTACTCAGATACTTGGTGCGGTTGGGATCGACAGGAAAGACGTCTATATTACCAATATTGTTAAGTGCAGGCCACCGGAAAACAGGGTCCCTACGCCGGAGGAAATGATGATTTGTGATCAGCATCTGCAGACACAGATATTGCTCATAAACCCGGCCCTTATCGTTCTACTTGGCAATACACCGGCAAGATGGATACTGAAGACAAGCGAGGGCATAACAAAGATTCGCGGCAAGTGGTTTGAATGGCACGGCATTCCCGTAATGCCCATGTTCCATCCAAGTTATCTTCTGCGCAACGCATCCTCCAAAGAGGGAAGCCCCAAGCACCTGACATGGCTTGACATCCAGGAAGTCAAGAGACAATGGGATTCTGTCAAAAATAAAGGGAAAACAGATGGGCTCCGATTTGGCTGA
- the uppS gene encoding di-trans,poly-cis-decaprenylcistransferase, with protein sequence MDRKPIQHIGIVMDGNGRWAKSRGLPRIMGHHEGVRAVERTIRAAKDLGIPYISLYAFSTENWKRPKGEVMGLMGLFRYYMRSKLRDLDRENTRVRFAGQISALPQDIQEILAEAEEKTKDNTALQLIICLNYGGRQEILDAVNRIIEDGIEAAITEDILRRYLYLPDIPDPDLLIRTSGEIRMSNFWVWQGSYSEYYFIDKYWPDFGKADLEHAISDYLGRERRYGKA encoded by the coding sequence ATGGATCGTAAACCGATACAGCATATCGGGATCGTGATGGACGGCAACGGGCGCTGGGCAAAATCCAGGGGACTTCCCAGAATAATGGGGCATCACGAAGGTGTTCGCGCTGTAGAAAGAACTATACGCGCAGCAAAAGACCTAGGCATACCGTATATCTCTCTATATGCCTTCTCAACGGAAAACTGGAAGCGCCCAAAGGGCGAGGTTATGGGTCTTATGGGACTTTTCAGATATTATATGAGGTCAAAACTTCGAGATCTTGACAGAGAAAACACCAGAGTTCGCTTTGCAGGTCAGATTTCAGCACTGCCTCAGGATATACAGGAAATACTGGCGGAGGCAGAAGAAAAAACAAAAGATAACACTGCGCTGCAGCTAATAATCTGCCTCAACTATGGCGGACGCCAGGAAATACTTGACGCGGTGAACCGTATTATAGAAGACGGCATTGAAGCTGCGATCACTGAAGATATACTGAGGAGATATCTTTATCTGCCTGACATCCCGGATCCGGACCTTCTGATAAGGACCAGCGGGGAGATCAGGATGAGTAATTTTTGGGTCTGGCAGGGCTCATACAGTGAATACTATTTTATAGACAAGTATTGGCCGGATTTCGGCAAGGCCGATCTGGAGCATGCCATTTCAGATTATTTGGGGAGGGAAAGGCGTTATGGAAAAGCTTAA
- the meaB gene encoding methylmalonyl Co-A mutase-associated GTPase MeaB: MHNLLSRGFDGDFRAIGRLISLIEADSPIAKDIMKQVYPRTGKTQVIGITGSPGAGKSTFVDRLISQFKSDGKKIGVIAIDPSSPFTGGAILGDRLRMQSHTLDSGVFIRSMGSRGHLGGISRATHEAALILDSCGFDVVLIETVGVGQSEVDIIKIADTVCLVLVPGMGDDVQIMKAGIMEIADVFVINKADKDGADKVASDVQLMLKMLGEKDWIPPVCLVSSQKNTGVGEAKEALDRHWDYLHSTEEGKRRRYSQLEMEVEDVLREEISRIVEKTWNKRKSAGIFDELAERRIDPYTLANEIITKIIKDHNTV, from the coding sequence ATGCATAATTTGCTTAGCCGTGGCTTTGACGGAGATTTCAGAGCGATCGGCCGTCTGATCAGTCTGATAGAAGCTGACTCTCCTATCGCCAAGGACATTATGAAGCAAGTATACCCGAGGACCGGCAAAACGCAGGTGATCGGAATTACCGGAAGCCCTGGCGCAGGTAAAAGCACCTTTGTGGACAGGTTAATTTCTCAATTCAAGTCCGATGGTAAAAAAATCGGAGTTATAGCGATAGACCCCTCAAGTCCATTTACAGGCGGAGCTATATTGGGTGACCGGCTGCGCATGCAGAGCCATACTTTGGACAGTGGTGTCTTTATCCGCAGTATGGGTTCAAGAGGACATCTTGGAGGAATAAGCCGCGCAACTCACGAAGCTGCCCTTATACTTGACTCGTGCGGTTTTGATGTGGTTCTGATAGAGACAGTCGGAGTTGGTCAGTCAGAGGTAGACATCATAAAGATCGCCGACACTGTCTGTCTTGTGCTCGTTCCGGGAATGGGCGATGACGTACAGATAATGAAGGCGGGAATCATGGAGATAGCCGATGTTTTCGTAATAAATAAGGCTGATAAAGATGGAGCGGACAAGGTAGCTTCAGATGTACAGCTTATGCTGAAGATGCTTGGGGAAAAAGACTGGATACCTCCTGTCTGCCTTGTCTCATCGCAGAAAAACACAGGAGTCGGCGAGGCAAAAGAAGCTCTGGACAGACACTGGGATTACCTGCATTCCACCGAGGAAGGCAAGAGGCGCCGCTATTCTCAGCTTGAGATGGAGGTAGAAGATGTTCTCAGGGAAGAGATATCGCGAATCGTCGAAAAAACATGGAACAAACGCAAGTCGGCTGGCATCTTCGATGAACTCGCCGAACGCAGGATTGATCCATACACGCTTGCCAATGAGATAATTACAAAGATAATAAAAGACCATAACACCGTTTGA